One Micromonospora sp. FIMYZ51 genomic window carries:
- a CDS encoding DUF4192 domain-containing protein, with the protein MSFPDKLTLRSPADVVAAVPYLLGFRPDDDSIVIIATSGHRVVFAARSDLPAPDAPAHQIVDLAGHMVPVVRRQQAITDVIIVGYGAADRIDPALHTIDETFTTDGMTVRELIRVTGTRFFTLICDNPACCPPDGTPFDPTASLIAAQATAVGLVAFPDRTAVAARFAPVDGAARDSMRRATDAAATRMERLLAAGMAAVDEAGAQALRDALRQHDKPLTDDETAWLSMLLARPSVRDLAVDLTEPTDQHVTFWADVTRRADELLVPAPATLLALTAWRCGNGALAAMAAEHALQIDPTYRLAGLLRQALHAGLAPTFLEQAIAEARTDRSDP; encoded by the coding sequence GTGTCGTTTCCCGACAAGCTGACCCTGCGCTCGCCGGCCGATGTGGTGGCCGCCGTGCCGTACCTGCTCGGCTTCCGCCCCGACGACGACAGCATCGTCATCATCGCCACCAGCGGCCACCGGGTCGTCTTCGCCGCCCGCTCCGACCTGCCCGCCCCCGACGCTCCCGCGCACCAGATCGTCGATCTTGCCGGCCACATGGTTCCCGTCGTGCGGCGGCAACAGGCGATCACCGACGTCATCATCGTCGGCTACGGTGCCGCCGACCGCATCGACCCGGCCCTGCACACCATCGACGAGACGTTCACCACCGACGGCATGACCGTGCGGGAACTGATCCGGGTGACCGGCACCCGGTTCTTCACCCTCATCTGCGACAACCCGGCCTGCTGCCCACCGGACGGGACCCCGTTCGACCCGACCGCCTCACTGATCGCTGCCCAAGCCACCGCTGTCGGGCTGGTCGCCTTCCCGGACCGGACCGCCGTCGCCGCCCGGTTCGCACCCGTAGACGGTGCCGCCCGCGACAGCATGCGACGCGCCACCGACGCCGCCGCCACGCGCATGGAGAGGCTGCTCGCAGCCGGTATGGCCGCCGTCGACGAGGCCGGCGCGCAGGCGCTCCGAGACGCCCTGCGGCAGCACGACAAGCCACTGACCGATGACGAGACCGCCTGGCTGAGCATGCTGCTGGCGCGGCCGTCCGTACGGGATCTTGCCGTGGACCTCACTGAACCAACCGACCAGCACGTCACCTTCTGGGCTGATGTCACCCGCCGCGCCGACGAACTACTCGTGCCGGCACCGGCGACCCTGCTCGCCCTCACCGCGTGGCGCTGCGGTAACGGCGCTCTGGCCGCCATGGCAGCCGAACACGCTCTCCAGATCGACCCCACGTATCGGCTTGCCGGCCTGCTGCGACAGGCGCTGCACGCCGGACTTGCACCCACCTTCTTGGAGCAGGCCATCGCCGAGGCCCGTACCGACCGCTCTGACCCGTGA